Proteins encoded in a region of the Diabrotica virgifera virgifera chromosome 4, PGI_DIABVI_V3a genome:
- the LOC126883552 gene encoding uncharacterized protein LOC126883552 translates to MVNLALQYLRLATQRSNIKLDIWFISRCLHNKVFPTFCRVRTSNNVHPNIRNAMQTKLMKKEICKHYSKLNYIDCKLKVTYDSLLETLHYINLNTFLSDVQDKVDRSHSVKFNRVNNKLQHLVNNKIRLDQQKASHNKSFSNFRFHPRIKNLSNVQFSDDELKLLNLGLKHSIPTNLSIRDLESLSIETDTVIQNLSISLTQKTSIRNSCIQTINKFKTKLLSNNNSSISNINSSSTSTSSSSFPNFSFNKSKSLLSTLKSIKNKIKNQHLIFSKADKGNCLVILDQQLYIDKVTSFLNNNNFNLLPVDPSKSFVSKMKNNLKQFTDFFSEYEAPYTKIPSNPLTPRLYGLPKIHKVDIPIRPVVSFINTPVSILSKFILNIIKNFINFTPQFTVLNSRQLVEKLQLVNLNPNIVMLSFDVSNLFTSVPKNESISLVNSLLLNNSVTSTTTSSIINILKICLSQDYFVFNNNFYQQPDGLAMGSCLSPFLADVFMDHLESNHITKNPEILHWFRYVDDILVLISGNSDSAHNLLHKINLIHPKITFTMELESSNSINFLDISITRLDDHFNFGIYRKPTQTDHVIHSTSNHPLSHKLSAFRSFIHRLNSIPLSTPEFNKELNIIKQIAVNNGYDPDIIHKLQQKRELKLLQQSAFSSSSTTTPIYASLPFNNSKLSERVKQIISNSCDNIKISFKVNNTLNKSLTNTKDPIHYMSRSGVYRLSCSDCDATYIGRTYRSLSTRSAEHSKRDTTSAFSHHLKVNKHELKIPDGVQLIHNIQQKNTLRLDLYEDLEIVKDLKKSPNCVNRQTSLNRNFVPIHRQLFS, encoded by the coding sequence ATGGTCAACTTGGCTCTACAATACTTGCGATTAGCCACACAACGGAGCAACATAAAGCTGGACATATGGTTCATATCCAGATGTTTACATAATAAAGTCTTCCCAACATTCTGTAGAGTTAGAACTTCCAATAATGTACATCCCAACATCAGGAACGCTATGCAGACTAAACTCATGAAGAAAGAGATTTGTAAACATTATAGCAAACTGAACTACATTGACTGTAAGCTAAAGGTAACATATGATTCTCTACTCGAAACTTTACATTATATTAATCTTAATACTTTCTTGTCTGACGTTCAGGATAAGGTAGATCGTTCACATTCAGTTAAATTCAACCGAGTCAATAATAAATTACAACATTTAGTTAACAATAAGATTAGACTTGATCAACAAAAAGCTTCCCATAACAAAAGTTTTTCCAATTTTCGATTCCATCCAAGAATCAAAAATCTCTCAAATGTCCAATTTTCAGATGACgaattaaaactcttaaacctcGGTCTTAAACACTCCATTCCCACCAATCTATCTATTAGAGATCTTGAGAGTCTTTCCATAGAGACCGACACTGTTATTCAAAATCTTTCCATTTCACTTACACAAAAAACATCAATCAGAAACTCTTGCATCCAAACTATCAACAAATTCAAAACTAAACTTCTCTCTAATAacaattcttctatttccaacATCAATTCCTCTTCTACTTCCACGTCATCTTCATCTTTTCCCAATTTTTCATTTAACAAGTCTAAATCCCTTCTATCCACACTcaaatctattaaaaataaaatcaaaaaccaacACCTCATTTTTAGTAAAGCAGATAAGGGTAACTGCCTTGTTATTTTAGACCAACAACTATACATCGACAAAGTCACATCATTCCtaaataacaataattttaatCTTCTCCCTGTTGATCCTTCAAAATCTTttgtttcaaaaatgaaaaacaatcTTAAACAGTTTACTGATTTCTTCTCTGAATATGAAGCACCTTACACCAAAATTCCGTCTAATCCACTCACTCCcaggttatacggtttaccaaagataCACAAGGTTGACATTCCCATTCGTCCCGTTGTCAGTTTCATCAATACTCCAGTCTCTATTTTATCCAAATTCATTcttaacattattaaaaattttattaacttcaccccacagtttactgttttgaattctcgccaattagttgaaaaacttcaacttgtcaatcttaATCCGAATATCGTCATGTtgtcttttgatgttagcaatttattcacttcagtcccaaaaaatgaatcgattagtctggTCAACTCGCTTCTTTTAAATAATTCGGTGACCTCCACTACCACTTCAtctattataaacattctcaaaatctgcctatctcaagattactttgtcttcaacaacaacttttatcaacaaccagatggtttagcaatgggaagttgcttatcccctttcttagctgatgtctttatggatcatttagaatccaatcatatcacaaaaaatccagagatattacattggtttcgttatgtagatgacattttagtcctcatATCTGGTAACTCCGActcagctcacaacttacttcatAAAATCAATCTAATCCATCCTAAAATCAcatttaccatggaactagaatcttctaactccattaacttcTTGGacatatctattaccagactagatgaccacttcaactttggtatctaccgtaaacctaCACAGACTGATCACGTTATCCATTCCACTTCTAACCATCCTCTTTCACATAAACTTTCTGCATTTCGTAGctttatacatagattaaactctattcctctatctacacctgaatttaacaaagaactgaacatcatcaaacaaattgcagttaacaatggttatgacccagacatcatccataaacttcaacagaaaagagaacttaagttacttcaacaatccgctttctcatcatcttccacaactactccaatttatgcctccttaccgtttaataactccaaattatctgaaagagtcaaacaaatcatttctaattcttgtgataacatcaaaatctcatttaaagtcaataacaccctcaataaaagcttaactaacaccaaagaccctatccattacatgagccgtagtggggtatacagactctcttgttcagactgcgatgctacctacattggtagaacttatagatctctttccacccgatcggcagaacacagtaagagagataccacttcagctttttcacaccatttaaagGTCAATAAAcacgaacttaagattcctgatggggtccagttgatacacaacattcaacaaaaaaatacactccgtttagacttatacgaggatttggaaattgtcaaagacctaaagaaaagtcccaattgtgttaaccgacaaacatcccttaaccgcaattttgtccccattcaccgtcaattattttcataa